Proteins from a genomic interval of Paenibacillus lentus:
- the rpsD gene encoding 30S ribosomal protein S4, whose amino-acid sequence MARYTGPKFKLSRRLGISLSGTGKELKRPFPPGQHGPTQRRKISNYGMQLQEKQKLRHMYGLGEKQFRTLFNKAQKMSGIAGENFMFLLETRLDNLVYRLGFSNSRAGARQLVSHGHVTVNGKKVDIASYSVSPGDVIGLRERSRNLSTIKEALENRSHVPAYLEFNDTALEGKFIRLPERSELSQDIDETQIVEFYNR is encoded by the coding sequence ATGGCACGTTACACTGGTCCTAAATTTAAACTTAGCCGCCGTCTCGGCATTTCCTTGAGCGGCACTGGAAAAGAATTGAAGCGCCCTTTCCCTCCGGGACAGCATGGCCCAACCCAACGCAGAAAAATTAGCAACTACGGCATGCAGCTTCAAGAAAAACAAAAACTTCGCCACATGTACGGTCTTGGCGAAAAACAATTCCGCACTTTGTTTAACAAAGCGCAAAAAATGAGCGGTATCGCGGGTGAGAACTTCATGTTCCTCCTCGAGACTCGTCTAGACAATCTTGTGTATCGCCTGGGCTTCTCCAACTCTCGTGCTGGTGCACGCCAATTGGTATCCCACGGCCACGTTACTGTTAACGGCAAGAAAGTCGACATCGCTTCTTACTCTGTAAGCCCTGGCGATGTAATCGGTCTTCGTGAAAGAAGCCGCAATCTTTCTACAATTAAGGAAGCTTTGGAGAACCGTTCGCACGTTCCTGCTTACCTTGAGTTCAACGACACGGCACTGGAAGGCAAATTCATTCGTTTGCCAGAACGTTCCGAGTTGTCCCAGGACATCGATGAGACACAAATCGTCGAGTTCTACAACCGTTAA
- a CDS encoding sensor domain-containing diguanylate cyclase, with amino-acid sequence MAKQSRDDPMIEPIPNSSLSMLFEEASEHMSWLEQLDITEHDYLYIEPFIQKGYADWKQEVSELPEIGGARWFVANHQGAILEADMPILPLVAETLTASVQTLQCAVRSFEQHSCIAVPVFTRTKGQLFTIFGCVLGEGLDATVSTLLVKTNAHYFRACFYKRVEAWFVLDLLTIQKQAKREEHRRSILFQAVQKLHGKIDVDSILSEVFERIAGMYPDAKVELLMSQDHLSRDPRVKSLLLHGEQEHVCVRAFMEGRMLRKELEGAEGEPFLEIGVPLIGKQGVYGVFHLLLPQDQVEEVDLQLISMLADTAGTAFENAKLYEQSNLLISELRLINELTKRLNQSLRPKEVFKFATEELLSIFKAEYCCISQIAKENEHFEVMSSNVPSLSQKEFFPKDYGFSGLVYSTQEPIILSDYKAYGKFASKLMEDTDSRSLIAAPLIVRGEVNGVIMLSHREERFFSYENYKLLQVLASHIGLAIANASLHAEVRRMANRDMLTGLYARHYLDDTIQEFQKKDNNGSLIIVDIDQFKGVNDTYGHQTGDQILKQVCSVITGTIRKTDIAARWGGEELALYLPGASIEHGHQIAEMIRLRVEQETEPRVTVSCGIAEWNRDDEKISVESLFYQADMALYKAKNNGRNQTQIG; translated from the coding sequence ATGGCCAAACAATCAAGAGATGACCCGATGATAGAACCAATTCCGAATTCTTCGCTGTCTATGTTATTTGAAGAAGCTAGCGAACATATGAGTTGGCTGGAGCAGCTTGATATTACAGAGCATGATTACTTATATATTGAACCATTCATTCAGAAAGGCTACGCCGATTGGAAGCAAGAGGTGTCTGAATTACCCGAAATTGGAGGGGCGCGGTGGTTTGTGGCCAATCATCAGGGAGCAATCCTTGAGGCGGATATGCCGATTCTGCCGCTCGTTGCAGAGACGCTGACCGCCAGCGTGCAAACTCTCCAGTGTGCCGTTAGGTCATTTGAGCAACACAGCTGTATTGCTGTTCCGGTTTTTACACGGACGAAAGGTCAATTGTTTACCATATTCGGCTGTGTGTTAGGAGAGGGGCTGGATGCAACGGTGTCTACTCTTCTGGTAAAAACGAATGCCCATTATTTTCGTGCGTGTTTTTACAAGAGAGTTGAAGCCTGGTTCGTGCTTGATTTGCTGACGATTCAGAAGCAGGCAAAACGTGAGGAGCATCGCCGCTCGATATTATTTCAGGCCGTTCAGAAGCTGCATGGCAAAATTGATGTTGACTCCATCTTGTCCGAAGTGTTTGAGAGAATTGCTGGAATGTACCCGGATGCCAAGGTGGAGCTATTGATGTCTCAGGATCATTTAAGCCGCGATCCGAGAGTGAAGTCCCTCCTGCTGCATGGGGAGCAGGAGCATGTATGCGTCCGGGCATTTATGGAAGGCAGAATGCTGCGTAAAGAACTTGAAGGCGCTGAAGGGGAGCCTTTTCTTGAAATTGGAGTACCGCTAATTGGCAAGCAGGGGGTCTACGGGGTGTTTCATTTGCTCCTGCCGCAGGATCAGGTGGAGGAAGTCGATTTACAGCTGATCAGTATGCTAGCCGACACGGCAGGAACGGCATTTGAAAATGCAAAGCTGTATGAGCAGTCCAATCTGTTAATTAGCGAACTACGGCTCATTAATGAACTGACTAAACGGTTGAATCAAAGTCTGCGTCCTAAGGAAGTATTTAAATTCGCAACTGAAGAATTGCTGTCGATCTTTAAGGCCGAATACTGCTGCATATCGCAAATTGCCAAAGAGAACGAGCATTTCGAAGTCATGTCTAGCAATGTACCGTCATTGTCCCAGAAAGAATTTTTTCCGAAGGATTATGGCTTTAGCGGTTTGGTCTACTCTACCCAAGAACCGATTATATTGTCCGATTATAAGGCTTATGGCAAATTTGCATCTAAATTAATGGAGGATACGGATTCCCGCTCCCTTATCGCGGCCCCTTTAATCGTAAGGGGAGAAGTGAACGGCGTCATCATGTTGTCTCACCGGGAAGAGCGATTTTTTTCATATGAGAATTACAAATTGCTGCAAGTTCTGGCTTCCCATATCGGACTAGCCATCGCCAATGCTTCTCTGCATGCCGAGGTGAGAAGAATGGCGAACCGGGATATGCTGACAGGACTGTATGCTCGCCATTACTTGGATGATACGATTCAAGAGTTTCAGAAGAAGGATAACAACGGTTCATTAATCATTGTTGATATTGACCAATTCAAGGGGGTCAATGATACGTATGGGCATCAAACGGGGGATCAAATACTGAAGCAAGTTTGCTCGGTCATTACTGGTACGATTCGCAAAACGGATATTGCCGCCCGGTGGGGCGGAGAGGAGTTGGCCTTGTATTTGCCGGGAGCGAGCATTGAACACGGCCATCAAATTGCAGAGATGATCCGTTTGCGGGTGGAGCAGGAGACAGAGCCCAGGGTGACCGTTTCCTGCGGCATTGCGGAATGGAATCGGGATGATGAGAAAATTAGCGTCGAATCGTTGTTTTATCAGGCGGACATGGCATTGTATAAGGCGAAAAATAACGGAAGAAATCAAACGCAAATAGGTTAA
- a CDS encoding aminopeptidase gives MRDPRIQKLAENLVGYSVNVQPGENVLVEMIGNERDLLIAIIEEVGKKGGNAFVELTDRTVQRSLFKYASEEQMRTWAEIDLNRMKQMDCYIGIRAGTNVNELSDVPEDKMKLYNSLYSHPVHSEQRVKHTKWVVLRYPNASMAQLANTSTEAFENFYFDVCNLDYAKMDRAQDALADLMKRTDKVRITGPGTDLSFSIKGIGAIKCSGEHNIPDGEVYTAPVRDSVNGTISYNTPTLYNGITFENIKFRFEKGKIVEATSNDTDNLNKILDTDDGSRFIGEFAIGFNPYILHPMKDILFDEKIAGSLHFTPGQAYEEAFNGNKSSIHWDLVLIQRPEYGGGEIYFDDVLIRKDGIFVLPELEGLNPENLK, from the coding sequence ATGCGAGATCCAAGAATACAGAAATTGGCAGAGAATTTGGTTGGATATTCAGTCAATGTTCAACCAGGAGAGAATGTGCTTGTTGAAATGATCGGTAATGAACGGGATTTACTGATCGCGATCATCGAAGAGGTTGGCAAAAAGGGCGGGAATGCTTTCGTTGAACTAACCGACCGAACGGTGCAACGTTCACTTTTCAAATATGCAAGTGAAGAGCAAATGAGAACGTGGGCAGAGATTGATCTGAACCGGATGAAACAGATGGATTGTTATATCGGCATCCGTGCAGGTACGAATGTAAACGAGCTGTCTGATGTTCCAGAAGATAAAATGAAGCTTTACAATTCACTCTACTCTCATCCGGTACATAGTGAGCAGCGAGTGAAGCATACGAAGTGGGTCGTTCTTCGTTACCCGAATGCTAGTATGGCACAATTGGCCAATACTAGCACTGAAGCATTCGAGAATTTTTATTTCGATGTGTGCAATCTGGATTATGCTAAGATGGATCGGGCTCAGGACGCGTTGGCTGATTTAATGAAACGTACGGACAAAGTCCGGATAACTGGTCCAGGTACTGATTTGTCCTTCTCCATTAAAGGGATAGGAGCCATTAAATGTTCAGGAGAGCACAACATCCCAGACGGTGAAGTCTACACCGCGCCGGTAAGAGACTCCGTAAATGGAACGATCAGTTATAATACGCCTACTTTGTATAATGGAATTACGTTCGAGAACATTAAATTCCGTTTCGAGAAGGGGAAGATCGTTGAGGCAACCAGCAACGATACGGACAACCTGAATAAAATTTTGGATACGGACGACGGCTCCAGATTTATCGGTGAGTTTGCGATCGGATTTAATCCTTATATTTTGCATCCGATGAAGGATATTCTGTTCGATGAGAAGATTGCCGGCAGCCTTCATTTCACGCCAGGGCAAGCTTATGAGGAAGCGTTTAATGGGAACAAATCGTCGATCCACTGGGATTTGGTGCTGATTCAACGTCCGGAATATGGCGGCGGGGAGATTTATTTCGATGATGTACTCATCCGCAAAGATGGCATTTTTGTATTGCCGGAACTAGAAGGATTGAATCCGGAGAACTTGAAATAA
- a CDS encoding HPr family phosphocarrier protein gives MANNNQAVVEIAQTAGKFASSIVLQADNKYIDVKSILGLFTTLVNTQSYELHVHGPDADEAKAAVSEVFKKHGLNVKVVAE, from the coding sequence GTGGCGAACAACAATCAAGCGGTAGTTGAAATTGCCCAAACAGCGGGCAAATTTGCATCATCGATCGTTCTTCAAGCAGACAATAAGTATATTGATGTAAAGAGTATTTTGGGTCTCTTCACGACGCTCGTGAACACGCAAAGCTATGAATTGCACGTTCACGGACCAGATGCGGACGAAGCGAAGGCAGCCGTATCCGAAGTTTTTAAGAAGCATGGTTTGAACGTGAAGGTCGTAGCCGAATAA
- a CDS encoding YlaN family protein, with amino-acid sequence MTSSDLQEQLNLKALNLLQEDADKIQKLIEVQMENLATRYCPLYEEVLDTQMYGFSRQVDYAVRVGLIQELTGKQLVNKLERNLALLYEAMNNRE; translated from the coding sequence ATGACTTCATCTGATTTGCAGGAGCAACTGAATCTGAAAGCATTAAATCTTCTGCAGGAAGATGCAGATAAAATACAGAAGCTGATCGAAGTACAGATGGAGAACCTGGCTACGCGTTACTGCCCTCTCTATGAGGAAGTATTGGATACCCAGATGTACGGTTTCTCCAGACAGGTTGATTATGCGGTTCGTGTCGGGCTCATTCAAGAATTAACAGGCAAACAGCTTGTGAATAAGCTGGAACGAAATTTAGCTCTGTTATACGAAGCGATGAACAATAGAGAGTAG
- a CDS encoding Asp23/Gls24 family envelope stress response protein, whose translation MTEQLQLDNGLIRISDDVVAKIAGMAALETPGIAAMSGGLSEGWAKRLSGKNVQKGVTVEVGQLEAAIDLRIIVLYETPIHEVCRMLQQNVREAVESMTGLKAVEVNVKVEGVAFKDDEI comes from the coding sequence ATGACCGAACAATTACAGTTAGATAATGGGCTTATTCGAATTTCAGATGACGTCGTTGCCAAAATCGCTGGGATGGCTGCCCTCGAAACACCGGGAATCGCAGCAATGTCCGGTGGCTTGTCCGAGGGATGGGCGAAGCGGTTAAGTGGCAAGAACGTGCAAAAAGGCGTCACCGTAGAAGTCGGTCAGTTGGAAGCAGCAATCGATCTCCGTATTATTGTGCTGTATGAGACGCCGATTCATGAGGTATGTCGCATGTTGCAGCAGAATGTCCGTGAAGCAGTCGAAAGCATGACAGGACTTAAAGCCGTGGAAGTCAATGTGAAAGTAGAGGGCGTTGCATTTAAGGATGATGAAATCTAA
- the ftsW gene encoding putative lipid II flippase FtsW: MRDSKSEPKRGAPDFQLLILTLLLVGFGIVMVFSSSSSITLVSEKFGYDLMYFTKRQIAFGGVGLILMFITMNIPYDKFKKLFIPVFIVTIIMLILVPILADDIFGARSWFMIFGLGVQPTELAKIATILYLAALISKKGDRFRDLRTGYIPVMVIVGFVAGLIMLQPDFGSCMILVATAGLIIFAGGANLKHILGSIALLILGASIVLGAGALLEQINPSEKQMGSSYRVGRITSFINPWADPQHTGYNIIHSLTALGHGGVTGAGFGQGIQKLHYLPNAYNDFIFSVIGEEFGFIGSIIFLLLYIYFIWRGLLVSLRCSSTFGLLTGVGIMGLIAIQAFVNIGGVTRTIPITGVTLPFISYGGSSLLVMMGAMGIVLSISRDSSLPVKQERTKSIVVKEASRGPGNSRYSR; the protein is encoded by the coding sequence ATGAGAGACAGCAAATCAGAGCCCAAACGCGGAGCTCCCGATTTTCAACTGCTTATTCTCACCTTGTTATTGGTTGGCTTCGGGATTGTCATGGTGTTCAGCTCCAGCTCCAGCATTACTTTGGTAAGTGAGAAATTTGGTTATGATTTGATGTATTTCACAAAACGTCAAATAGCATTCGGAGGAGTCGGCCTGATTCTTATGTTCATTACGATGAACATTCCTTATGACAAGTTCAAAAAGCTTTTTATTCCCGTTTTTATTGTAACTATCATTATGCTCATACTTGTGCCAATTTTAGCTGATGATATCTTTGGGGCAAGAAGCTGGTTTATGATTTTCGGCCTCGGCGTTCAACCTACCGAGCTGGCCAAGATAGCTACAATACTTTATCTGGCTGCCCTGATTTCGAAAAAAGGGGATCGTTTTCGGGATTTAAGAACAGGCTACATTCCCGTAATGGTCATCGTCGGCTTTGTGGCTGGTCTTATCATGCTACAGCCCGATTTTGGCTCATGCATGATTCTAGTCGCTACCGCAGGCCTGATTATATTTGCCGGCGGAGCAAACTTGAAACATATCTTAGGTTCTATCGCTTTGCTTATTCTTGGAGCCAGCATCGTACTCGGTGCCGGTGCCCTCTTGGAGCAAATCAATCCAAGCGAAAAACAAATGGGCAGCAGCTATAGAGTAGGACGAATTACATCATTCATTAACCCTTGGGCGGATCCGCAGCATACAGGGTATAACATTATCCATTCCTTGACCGCACTTGGACATGGCGGCGTGACAGGGGCAGGCTTCGGCCAAGGCATTCAAAAGCTACACTACCTCCCGAATGCCTATAATGACTTTATTTTCTCGGTCATTGGTGAAGAATTCGGGTTCATTGGCAGCATTATTTTCCTATTGTTGTACATCTATTTTATATGGAGGGGTCTCCTTGTCTCACTGCGCTGCTCAAGTACGTTCGGCTTGTTAACAGGCGTAGGCATTATGGGACTGATCGCTATTCAAGCCTTTGTCAACATTGGGGGCGTAACGCGTACGATTCCTATAACAGGGGTGACTCTGCCATTCATAAGCTACGGCGGCTCCTCTCTACTCGTTATGATGGGAGCGATGGGCATCGTGCTCAGCATCTCGCGCGACTCCTCTCTTCCTGTAAAGCAGGAGCGAACCAAATCCATCGTTGTAAAGGAAGCCTCCCGTGGACCGGGGAATTCGAGATATTCACGCTAA
- a CDS encoding YugN family protein gives MILENTGLNGLKSDLSYLDESAEKVGFIRWQWEYYRATYDYKIESNDNEYFLRINTRAIEGKLERPDTVLEVEAVYIGRATFPHGLEYESEIPAFVQKTANLKLTELKQLLEA, from the coding sequence ATGATTCTCGAAAATACCGGTTTAAACGGATTAAAGAGCGACTTGTCCTATTTGGACGAATCTGCTGAGAAAGTCGGGTTTATTCGCTGGCAATGGGAATATTACCGGGCTACATACGATTACAAAATAGAATCAAATGACAACGAATACTTCCTTCGTATCAACACCCGTGCCATTGAGGGCAAATTGGAGCGTCCTGACACGGTATTGGAAGTTGAAGCCGTCTATATCGGACGTGCCACATTCCCGCATGGTCTAGAATACGAATCGGAAATTCCGGCATTCGTGCAGAAGACAGCCAACCTTAAGCTAACTGAACTAAAACAACTCCTAGAAGCCTAA
- a CDS encoding M20 family metallopeptidase produces the protein MIQETLKTFFPAMVERRRYLHRYPELSFQEQKTSAYVADELRKLGLDIVTGVGGNGVIGTIKGQLPGKTVALRADMDALPIQDEKACEYASQVPGVMHACGHDGHTSVLLAVAEYFSVRKETLKGEIRLLFQPAEEVCPGGALSMIKDGALNGVDVIYGVHLWTPIPVGTTASRPGAFMASTDEFFIELTGRGGHGGMPHTAVDSVVAGAALVLQLQSVVSRSVNPLDPAVLTVGSIRGGTAQNVIADTCRLAGTVRCFHEETRKTIRERIEQLAHGTAQAYGAGAFIDYMAGYPSLVNHREEFERFQHIAATEVGLTVEHSPQIMPAEDFAYYLQQVPGCFMLVGAGNPEKNAVYPHHHPKFDFDEEAMLHAASLLIAMTQAFQSDRQ, from the coding sequence ATGATACAGGAAACGCTAAAAACGTTCTTTCCGGCTATGGTTGAACGGAGGCGGTATTTGCATCGATATCCGGAATTGTCATTTCAAGAGCAGAAGACATCGGCCTATGTTGCAGATGAGCTGAGGAAGCTCGGCTTGGATATAGTTACAGGTGTTGGCGGGAACGGAGTCATTGGAACCATTAAGGGGCAATTACCCGGTAAAACGGTCGCGCTTCGCGCAGACATGGATGCGCTACCGATTCAAGATGAGAAGGCTTGCGAGTATGCTTCACAGGTTCCGGGTGTGATGCACGCTTGCGGACACGATGGACATACTTCGGTATTGCTCGCTGTGGCCGAGTATTTCAGCGTCCGAAAAGAGACGCTGAAAGGTGAAATACGCCTTCTATTTCAGCCGGCCGAGGAAGTATGTCCCGGAGGGGCGCTTTCGATGATTAAGGATGGTGCGCTGAATGGAGTCGACGTCATTTACGGCGTGCATTTATGGACACCGATTCCGGTCGGTACGACAGCTAGCAGACCTGGGGCGTTTATGGCTTCGACAGATGAATTTTTTATCGAGCTGACTGGAAGAGGAGGACACGGCGGAATGCCGCATACCGCGGTAGACAGCGTTGTGGCAGGGGCGGCGTTAGTGCTTCAACTGCAAAGCGTCGTCAGTCGCTCTGTCAATCCACTCGATCCCGCGGTCCTTACGGTCGGCTCGATTCGTGGCGGGACAGCTCAGAACGTAATTGCGGATACCTGTCGATTGGCGGGAACGGTTCGCTGCTTCCATGAGGAGACGCGGAAGACAATTCGCGAACGAATTGAGCAGTTGGCCCATGGAACGGCACAAGCTTATGGAGCGGGCGCGTTCATCGATTATATGGCCGGTTATCCGAGCCTCGTAAATCATCGGGAAGAATTCGAGAGATTTCAACATATTGCGGCGACAGAAGTCGGGCTTACCGTAGAGCATTCTCCGCAAATTATGCCTGCTGAGGATTTTGCTTATTATTTGCAGCAGGTTCCGGGCTGCTTCATGCTCGTAGGGGCCGGAAATCCCGAAAAAAACGCTGTTTATCCGCATCATCATCCGAAATTTGATTTTGATGAAGAAGCGATGCTTCATGCAGCGAGCCTCTTGATCGCGATGACCCAGGCCTTTCAATCGGATCGGCAATAA
- a CDS encoding CBS domain-containing protein has translation MRKVKDIMTDQVVTVSPQDNIYEVAVKMKDHDTGFIPVVEDGSRLIGVITDRDLVIRAIAEKHPGSTAVETVMTRGIRAASPDTRVDDAAELMAEQQIRRLPVTEGERLIGVVSIGDLAVRNNFADEAGEALSEISHQVH, from the coding sequence ATGAGAAAAGTAAAGGATATCATGACAGATCAAGTAGTTACTGTATCGCCGCAAGATAATATATATGAAGTCGCGGTAAAAATGAAGGATCATGACACGGGCTTCATTCCTGTAGTAGAGGATGGAAGTCGGCTGATCGGCGTTATTACTGACCGCGATCTCGTCATTCGCGCGATTGCGGAGAAGCATCCCGGTTCAACTGCGGTAGAGACGGTGATGACTCGGGGGATCCGCGCTGCATCACCGGACACTCGGGTCGATGATGCGGCTGAATTGATGGCTGAACAGCAAATTCGCCGCCTGCCTGTAACGGAGGGGGAGCGATTGATCGGTGTAGTCTCGATCGGGGATTTAGCTGTACGTAATAATTTTGCTGATGAAGCAGGGGAGGCGCTTAGCGAGATTTCTCATCAAGTTCACTAA
- a CDS encoding DNA repair helicase XPB: MDGTGACIVQRDFTVLLEKEHPGFEQAKLQLARFAELVKSPALFHTYRITPLSLWNAAASGWTADDVVERLRNLARWEVPGKVVSDIRTWISRYGSLALVKSQDAPNTFCLKIRGTDPSLLRQLEKEPALTPFRLERDGSRLHFPAVFRGLLKQEMARLGYPIIDEAGYHSGHTLSLALRSVLPNGQPFALRDYQVEGVQAFAGSITSDGYQGNGGSGVIVLPCGAGKTVIGIAALERLQCETLILTSNVTSVRQWIAEICQKTTLAREEVGEYSGDMKQVRPVTVSTYQILTHRHRKEEEFRHMSLFNERDWGLIIYDEVHLLPAPVFRATADIQATRRLGLTATLVREDGCERDVFSLIGPKLYEVPWRDLEKCGYIAKVECQEIQVAMSPSLREEYEAAQGRDKFRIAAENPRKIVWLQKLLRLHEDRQVLIIGQYLQQLTQVAGVLHAPLITGSTPQEERVRLFQGFRERRFQVLVVSKVANFAVDLPDASVAVQISGSFGSRQEEAQRLGRILRPKATGDVAYFYSLVSVDSREQHFALRRQLFLVEQGYEYSIRPDDVSCLDAVSRREVL, from the coding sequence ATGGATGGAACGGGAGCGTGTATCGTGCAGCGTGATTTTACCGTGCTGCTGGAAAAGGAGCATCCTGGTTTTGAACAAGCCAAATTGCAGCTGGCTCGTTTCGCAGAGCTGGTCAAGAGCCCGGCTTTGTTTCATACATACCGAATTACGCCGCTTTCGCTGTGGAATGCGGCTGCAAGTGGATGGACTGCGGATGATGTGGTGGAGCGGCTGCGAAATTTGGCGAGATGGGAGGTGCCTGGCAAGGTGGTCTCGGATATACGCACCTGGATATCCCGCTATGGTTCGCTAGCTCTGGTTAAATCTCAGGATGCGCCGAATACGTTCTGTCTTAAAATCCGTGGCACGGATCCATCGCTGCTCCGGCAGTTGGAGAAGGAGCCCGCCCTAACTCCGTTTAGACTGGAGCGGGATGGCAGCAGGCTGCACTTTCCGGCTGTATTCCGCGGTCTGCTCAAGCAAGAAATGGCCCGGCTTGGTTACCCGATCATCGATGAGGCGGGTTACCATAGTGGACACACTCTGTCGCTTGCCCTTCGATCAGTGCTTCCCAACGGTCAACCATTTGCCCTAAGAGATTATCAAGTGGAAGGGGTTCAGGCGTTTGCAGGATCGATAACTTCGGACGGATACCAAGGTAACGGGGGCAGTGGAGTTATTGTACTACCGTGCGGAGCCGGGAAGACGGTCATTGGAATCGCTGCGCTTGAACGCCTGCAGTGCGAGACACTGATCTTAACCTCGAACGTCACTTCTGTGCGGCAATGGATCGCCGAAATATGCCAGAAGACAACGTTAGCACGTGAGGAAGTCGGGGAGTATTCTGGAGACATGAAACAGGTACGGCCTGTCACGGTGTCGACCTATCAGATTTTGACCCATCGGCATAGGAAAGAGGAAGAGTTCAGGCATATGAGCTTGTTTAACGAGAGGGATTGGGGACTGATTATTTACGATGAGGTTCATTTACTCCCGGCGCCCGTATTTCGTGCTACGGCAGACATTCAGGCGACGAGGCGCCTTGGATTGACGGCAACGCTCGTTCGGGAGGACGGGTGCGAGCGAGACGTATTCTCGCTCATCGGGCCGAAACTGTATGAGGTTCCCTGGCGCGACCTGGAGAAATGCGGCTATATCGCTAAGGTTGAATGCCAGGAAATTCAGGTCGCGATGTCTCCTTCCCTTAGAGAGGAATATGAAGCCGCCCAAGGACGCGATAAGTTTCGAATAGCGGCAGAAAATCCCCGAAAAATAGTCTGGCTACAAAAATTGCTTCGTCTGCATGAAGACCGGCAAGTTTTAATCATCGGCCAATATTTGCAGCAGCTGACCCAGGTGGCCGGAGTTCTGCATGCTCCGCTGATTACCGGAAGCACGCCACAGGAGGAGCGAGTCCGGTTGTTTCAGGGTTTTCGCGAACGGCGATTTCAAGTGCTCGTCGTGTCTAAGGTTGCTAACTTTGCGGTGGATCTCCCGGATGCATCCGTGGCTGTGCAAATATCGGGCAGCTTCGGCTCAAGGCAGGAGGAGGCGCAGCGACTAGGTCGGATATTGCGCCCGAAAGCAACGGGAGATGTCGCGTATTTCTATAGTTTAGTATCAGTGGACAGCAGGGAGCAGCACTTTGCTTTGCGTCGGCAGCTGTTTCTCGTAGAGCAGGGATATGAATACTCTATCCGCCCCGATGACGTATCCTGCTTAGATGCTGTCTCCCGGAGGGAGGTGCTTTGA